From the Papaver somniferum cultivar HN1 chromosome 2, ASM357369v1, whole genome shotgun sequence genome, the window GAAATTAGTGTGATTGAACAAAATATTTGTGAAACTGTTTATGATTTTTGGGAACAATACACGAAGTTATTGGGGAGTTTCCTACATCACTAAATCACTGAGTAACTTATAATGCACCATTTCTACGATGGTTTGGTCTAATCGGAGAAAAATCTTATAGATGATGGTAATGGCGCATTGACCAATAAAGCCATTAACCTGAAGGCATACACGGATTAATAAGAAAAAAATGGTTATTTGGAGCAATTCCTAAAACCTCGTCTCCTCATATTGTTTTAAAGAGAAAAACGCTCCTAATCAATAAGTGATAATCAGTTATATTATTTTTTGGAATCATTATGTTAGATTAAGTTATAGTTAGTGTTAGAGAATTTGGAGTTATCATCAAGATATTATGTATTAGGGAAGAGTTTCATAACCAAGTCCaaaatgttaattttattttgaagcaaatgaaGATTATAATGTTAATACATGCTGGAGATGAAAACATATTTGTATCTTATAACGGAAAAAGTCTCAAAGTTTTCATCATTTCTGAGCTTCGTATAACTCGAAATCAGCAGGTAATTAACTCACTTAATACATGTTGATGGTTCTTGTATTTTTCGTGAACAGAGAACATCGAGAATAATTGACGGTCATATATGCAAATACTTGCCGATTGTTATTGATGTTCTTCATTTATTATGAACATTAAAATCAATTAACATGTTTTGTTAATTTGTAACCGTTAATCCTGGGTGAGACGATAATTACCTAGAATTGCAAGGTATGAAAATACGTGCCGATAACAATACTCAGATATTTTTGTAATAAACAAGAGGTTTGAGATCGACAGGTGTATATGTAAATACCTACCGACGTTGGCAAAAAAatcgacaatttttttttttattttcttcattgtaaCCGTTAAATAAGTCACTTAATACCTGTATATTGTTCTTGATGTTCATTGCGAGTGAAGAACATCAAGAAAGATTTGCCTGTTATATAGTTTATGTAAATTACTTGCTGATCGTGAGTtcatgttttcgtgaaaaacggaCATCAATAACAATATTCGGTCGTAATTAACCCAGATTTGTAGATTATTCTTAAACTTTCTTAAACTCGGAAACAAATATAACAATCGTTCTTAAACCTTTTCTACTCGAAAACTTGATGttcgaaaacaaaaaaaaacatttgaaaaACTTGAGTTGAGAAAGAATTTTTTTCTAAGTCTTGATCTCCTAGATAATTTTTGTGTTTAAGAGAAATTTgcgtaatttgcgttacctcccccgtAGAGTTTTGTAATTTACATTACCTCCCCTACataaataaaatttgcaaaaCCTCATCTCGTCAGTAATTCCGTTTATTCCAAGTTAGCTGACTCATCACTAACTTACAcgtggtttttattttatttttgggtaATTTGCATAACCTCCGCTGTAAATATTAGTAATTTGCGTTACTTCCTCTGTAAAGACTGGTAATTTGGATTACCTCCCCTACAAAAAACACGTGTAAATTAGTGCTGAGTCAGCTAACATGAAATAGACGGAATTATTTACGAGGTGaagttttgctaattttatttttgtaggggAAATAATACAAATTATCAATCTTTACAGGAGAGATAACGCAAATTACACGAGAGAAATAAGAATGGATAAGAAGTATGTAGGGACAAGGATAACTTAGTTTTCATACACCATTTAGGCAGTCCATATCTTTTTCCCGAGATGAGACTAGAATTTGTGTGCCATAATTCAGTCAGGTTTATGAAATATTAATAATGTGCGTGAAAAATCCAATCCAAGTAACATATCTTAGTTTTATAGAAACAAGAGTGTGGGCACGTGCATATGCACGTGCTGTGATCGATGGCTAGGAAACGATTTAGAAAGTGGGAGTTCACTAATTCACGGACAACCTGTTACATCGTAAAAGTTGGCTAATCATAGTCTTGTTACTTAACGAAGCATCAAATTCGATGTTCCAGCTACTCTATCTACACCACGTACTGCAAAAAGGCATGCATATTGAACAGGTGTTAATGGGGCCAAAAAATGTTCTTATTGAcgttaaaaaaaaagaaggaaacgcAGCCATAAACTTTTCTCTCCTGTTTAGTTTTCTATTTCTCTCACCATTCTTAGATGCAGATTCAAACCTAATCCTGTTTGATATCCTCCAATTGATCAAGATCAAGTCTCATAACCACCTTTTTATCTCTTTAATTGTTTAAAACTCTTGAAATCTGATTTAGTATATATcgagagatttttggggatttctTTTTACCCAAATATTTCTAGGATTTTTGAATCAATACAACAGTGGAGATTTGTAGAGGTTTGAAATGTTTTATTTCCTTGCAGTCGTTCTTAGCTATGCACAACATTCACAACTTAACTTTCTTTTGAGAAATTCTTGAGATGTAATTTTCTTTTTTCGAAACATAATCTCTTAATTATAGTGAAGTTAACAATCATGAGTTGTTGTAAAGTTCTAGTCCTGTAACTTCGATTAACCATTAAAGATTTCATTTTTCTCCTTTACGATCACTTTTGTTGTAAATGTCATGACTAAGTTACCAATATGCCCTCAAAGATTTTTTGTCATAACTCTCATCTTATTTTCCAAAAGGGGCAAATCCGGAAACTCATATTTTGTAGCTTCACTTACGATTAATAGTGCGTAAGGGTTGTTACAACACGAACCTCTAGTAAAAGAGTGGGTAGTACATAAAAAGGCTAATTTTCATCTCGTTGACTATTATACCCTCACATTATTTACTTCTCATCTTCTATATCGGCACATAATAGGGGCAAAATTGTCCAAATGAAATGTGCAGCTTCATAACACTGTTCACTACAGTGCCTAAGGTTGTTCCCTTTATATAATATAGATAGATCAGTATCATCGTATCATTGATTTGAATTATTACTACTACAATTCATGAACACTCTTACATGAACACCGTTTCTGAGAACTCATATAAATTCTCAGAGTTTAACCTATAAGAAAAATTCAGTGGACCTATCCATTTTATTTATAATGAGGAGGAGGAGCCGGCCGTCGTATGGGAACAGGAGGAGGAGAGAAGTATGGAGTTGTATTCGCCTTTGGAGGAGGAAACCGGTTCCTAGACACACGTAGCATCCGTGCTCTTCCCATCTCTGCTTCCAGTGTTGATCCATCACTGACAACCATCATTAACTTTCGAGTAGGATATGGATGACCACTACTATTGACTTCTCCATGAACATAAGAAGAATTACTAGTAGGATTTTCTCTGATCTCTACTACACCATATATTATCATAAACAACATTACTAGAAGAACAGTACTTGTACTTCTTCTAATCAAAGCTGATGCATATGAACTCAAGAAATCCATTAATGCTGTAGAAATTGAAAATGTGAAccaagagaaaaataaataaattaaaggaCAATTTTGCTACACATTTTCTTGTCTCTTATTTATAGGAACGAACTAAAATCTTTTGACTTTGAGGGACTTATTTAGCTTGAGTAGTTAAGTGTCAGCCTAACTTGTCTAAGTTCAATTAAGGCGGCCAGTTTTTCTTTGCAAGGAACTTCTATCgtgtaatgtttttttttttcctacagTGTTAGGTGGATGGTTAATTTACGCGGTTTGTACCAAGTCTTAAGAGTCAAAAGTTAAGAGTCAAAAGATTTCATTTTGTTTGTGCCGAAGTTAATATTTTGTTTCCAGAGCTCATGTTTTTTTAATGTCATAACCGCAAGGACCGGCCTTGCAATTGGCCAAGGGCAGCTCTGCGGAAAGCTTATTCATAAGGAAAGTGCAGAAGGGCCTCAGACTCTCCCACAATGCATATAGAACTCATCTAAAAGAAGAATCTGCACTTTAAATTTATATTTGAATATGAAATTTTCACGATTTTGTCTACTTGAATTTAGTTTCGTTTCTATGGAACAATTTTCTTACGATACTTGGTTGAATGTGCACATCAACAGAAAGAAGAATTGCTATTATACTGCAACGGGTCCGAGTACGTACCCCATTTAGCTATACTAACTACGCACTCTAGGCTAATTCACCAAAATAATATTTAGGGCTATCGAGCAAGGTTGAATCAACTGAGGATTGTTGCTGAACCACCAATATTGATCCATTACAGTTTGAGTTAGATGAAGCAAGCATGTCTCCAACCAGCCCTAACTCTGGGAACTCACTCCACTCCTCTAGACCTCGAAGAAGATCTGATGAGTTTTGGTCATGGTCTTTACCCAGTATTAAAAGGTCGAACGAGTGTTCGATGGATGTGATCACCGTAACGATCCCTATACTGTCTTTCATTTCCTCTTCTCTGTACACTACATTTTCATTACCTACACTATACTTCTTAAAGTCATCTATACTATCATTGTCTAACATGTCAGCATCTGAAGCTGGATCCGGATTCTCCCTGCGAATAGAAAACCTGAATACCGTTAGTTTCACGCTACTGTTTTCTCCCATGCGAGTACCATAAGCTAGTGCCTCTCTATCATCTTCACCACCCAAGAAGATTACTGCAACAAGATATGGAGGTTTGTCGTTTTTATTCGATGCTTGCGCTCTTTGTGGTGACCCTCGATCTACTAGGAGACCAACAGAACAAGGGGCCGTCTTAAGAACGTTCTGGTTCACTTTTCTGATTGACGTGGGCAAGTGGGTCGTACTACTGAGACTTGGATGATGATGAAAGGGTAAGATTATTAGGGATGTTCTTCTCTCAGACGCGACTGAGCAAATATCATCATGCATTGTACTGTGAGGTGAGATTGCAGTGAGCGAATTTACAAAAACTGTCCCCTCGTTTTGTTTTTCGTAGAGTTTGAAGGCATTGATTATGTGAGAAGACGGGTTAAAACTGTTTGAAGAATCTTCCTTTTGGCTGTTCTTATGAGTAACAAGTAGAGGTGATGCTCGACCTTGAAGTGGTATTAGATGGAGCATGTAAATGCAGATAGGACCATATGTTGTTGGATGAGAAGCTTCAAGGACATTTAGGATGGTAGAGACATTTTCGTTGTGGTAGATGCAGGCAAGTATCCGAAACTCTACATTCCGTTTGCTGCAGTTCTTGATAGTTCTTCTCTTGTATGCATTGCATCTTCTTGAAGGGTTGTACAGGAATTTCACCGATGGCGAGATTGTTCCAGTTACAATCACCGCTGACAAAACCAGGCAAGTGTAAATGCGCTGGCTAATAAGCTGCAAGTATAGTAACACTTAGCAAAAATTAATTAATGTGATAAACCTTACGAGGTAGAATCCGCTGACGCCACTGTTATGCCCATATTCTGCTTCTTATAGGAGAATAATGGCAGGACAGTGGTGTCGATGGATCCTAACTCATGAAAAATTTAGTTGTAGTACTATAGATTTATTTACCTTAAGACCGACTGCCCATACCCAGAACTCGATATCTAATACTCCTTGGACATTCATGATTATCCCTAGCCATAAGGCATCTTGGTAAGGCACTCCGCAGAATAGAGCAGGCAGCAGTGACCCTAAGAGCTTCCCTAAGAAGCTAATAAAAACTATGAACTCCAAGATTAGAAACTCTTGCCGCTGTATTTCAAAAACGTTCACCTGGAGTGTGGAGGAGATAATAAAGATTGGAAGGAGTATTGATTTGACGAAACACTCGAGTCTATCTTCTATAGCAGCTCCTAATGGCGGTCCAGCAGGAACAGCCAGACCTAAGATTATAGGTCCAAGCAAGAAACGCTGACCTACAGTCTCCCCAAATAAGGAACTCAACAAAACCATCACAAGTATGGAAAATATGTAGCCTTCCTTGATGCATTTCTCTTCTGATGTGTTTCTGATTATCCAAAACATTATCGGCCGCAAAATGAAAGTGATAACTAGCACCAGGAAGCAACAACTCAAAATTATCCATATACACGCATTTGATTTCTTGGCTTGTATGCTCGTCATAGTTGTATAATTAATGAATAGAGAGCACCAGCTAAAAGTCCACTTATCATTGACACTGACATTGCTAGACGCCCGATCTCCGAACTGAGGAGCTGCAAATCATCTAAGACGCAAGCCACGACATGGAACGAGCTTAGCGACATTAGATGTGCTACGTTGTCAAAGGATTCAGCCACTTTGTTATTTAACTTTACGTTATGATGCACCATCTTAGAAACCGATAAGTTAAGGCATAAAGGACAGAAGAAGCAAAATAGACCTATAAGCCATCCCTTCTTCCCTGACCTCTGAAGCATGGTTAAGTCTGTCTTCACTCCTATAAGGAATAGAAAAAACATGGAACCAAAGTACTGACAGTTATCAAATATGTACATGGAATTCGGAGGGAATATTCTATGAAGAGCCCGGTGCGGCCAAAACACGAAGGACCTACCATTATCCCACCCTGATCCATGCAAATTCAAAACCATTCATTAGAAAGGTGAGAGAAATGCATGTGAATGAGTATTTTCAAGGAGAGGAGATGTGAAAGAATTAATCAAGAAGCATACAATCATCTGTGAGATAAAAGAAGTCTGACCGATAGGTTCTAACAAGGACTTTACGGTTGAGGTAAATAGGCAAGCAACGGCTATCTGCATAACGAAAACAGGATATATGTAATTGAAAGGATCATCTCCTTGCCATATGCTTGAAAGTTGAGTGCTTACAATATCCACGCCGCAGAACATCGTCATATTGTCGGATATCATTACTGAGGTTGCAATCTTCATTTTCCTAAATTTTGTAGGATATCTTAAACCTGAATTTTGATTGTTGCTGAATTGTGTAAAATTATTAGTTAAGAGTGCAAAGAGGAAAGAAAGAAGCCTATAGGGAATTAAAATGATTTAAAGTATAAATCATCTGAATTGTAGGCAATTTGTGGACCATTACCAACCCTGTACTTGTGGAGATATTTCAGGATTGCTGGAACATATTTGGCTATTTTTTCATAAAGATCTCACTTTGGGTGGAAATATGGAAATATCAATATGATGTCGGTTCGAAATCAACGTAAGTTCTCAAAGCAAAAGCAATTGTTTTTGGTGCAAGCCAATTTTTCCCATGTAACTTTTATCTCATGGTGTTGTTGACTTCTTATTACTTGCTAAGAATTTGCCCCCACCAGGGGAATGATAGGATGACCGAATCTTAAAAACGGATGGGCGGATGGGGAAATGCTCATTTGTCCCTCGCGACAATGCTTCTGTTGCGCAGCGCCAAAGCTTCAGACACACCTTATCCCCATTgacagttgtttttttttttatagaaaaatttaaggcaaaaGCACCTTAAGGAACCATTACAACTTCATCAACACCATTACAGGACCATTACAGAGATAGTGTATGTAACAGAAATTACAAGGATAATATGAGCAACAACACTTACAGATCTGATGTAAAAAACTTGAGCAGATTTGACTAATATGGACACTAGCAACTCCAGAGACATAGCAAAGAGAATCACCCAATAATACAACTAATTGAATCGTTTCCTTGTGAAGTTTAGATGATATTATTTGGAAAGAACTAATTTCTTCCAAAATCAATTCACAATTTTGCACAAGGTAAAATtgttaagataaaaaaaaaagatccatCCATCTCTCAGGGTTCTGGGTGTGTGGAGATGAACAACCACAGATAGCACTCCTTTCCTGGTCACGAACAGGAGAGGCATGATCATACAGTGATCCACTTTTTTGTAACAAAGTAACTGAAAGGAACCCAATACAGGGGTATTGATTACTGATAAGATCTTGCTACTTCGTCTCTTTGAATCAGATGTTATGTTGATTGATCTTAGAGTTGAGTATGTGATTGTTGCTGCTGTTTCTGTGATTCTTCTTGTTGATTCTGTGATTGTTATTGCTGCTGTAGTTGAAACTCTTGTGATTGCAGCTGCTACTTTTGAAACAAGTGATTCTGTTGCTGCTATTGATCCTGATTTAAGAAATGCTGAAGAAGTAATGAAAACAGAAATTTTCCTCCCAATAGAGAGAAAACACATCAATCCTAATAACGAATCTAAACCAGAGAAGAACTACTCTACACCAATC encodes:
- the LOC113353638 gene encoding cation/H(+) antiporter 15-like, translating into MTSIQAKKSNACIWIILSCCFLVLVITFILRPIMFWIIRNTSEEKCIKEGYIFSILVMVLLSSLFGETVGQRFLLGPIILGLAVPAGPPLGAAIEDRLECFVKSILLPIFIISSTLQVNVFEIQRQEFLILEFIVFISFLGKLLGSLLPALFCGVPYQDALWLGIIMNVQGVLDIEFWVWAVGLKLISQRIYTCLVLSAVIVTGTISPSVKFLYNPSRRCNAYKRRTIKNCSKRNVEFRILACIYHNENVSTILNVLEASHPTTYGPICIYMLHLIPLQGRASPLLVTHKNSQKEDSSNSFNPSSHIINAFKLYEKQNEGTVFVNSLTAISPHSTMHDDICSVASERRTSLIILPFHHHPSLSSTTHLPTSIRKVNQNVLKTAPCSVGLLVDRGSPQRAQASNKNDKPPYLVAVIFLGGEDDREALAYGTRMGENSSVKLTVFRFSIRRENPDPASDADMLDNDSIDDFKKYSVGNENVVYREEEMKDSIGIVTVITSIEHSFDLLILGKDHDQNSSDLLRGLEEWSEFPELGLVGDMLASSNSNCNGSILVVQQQSSVDSTLLDSPKYYFGELA